Proteins encoded together in one Quercus lobata isolate SW786 chromosome 3, ValleyOak3.0 Primary Assembly, whole genome shotgun sequence window:
- the LOC115981422 gene encoding NAC domain-containing protein 79-like, protein MEAELSSSSTLEWPGGFVFDPLDEVLVTHYLHPKATEISYCKCHEVIPERDLYGTEEPWQIWEKMERGNNCIRNKEEMFFFTRLKRVSTKSNRCKRSIGKGCWKGDGNSSDIFYCVDQNERKRIGVKKTYHYEKNNVKTDKSKAKDDENNHRYRWILHEISLDESLLQHAKTGDLVICRLRRHSKKEENVSSQSITVIDHTTNLLNQTIGIPDHTLDQITNMSNQISNGPNQIGEYWLDYSMTDLGEITINGIHKT, encoded by the exons ATGGAGGCTGAATTATCATCTTCATCGACGCTTGAATGGCCAGGTGGGTTCGTGTTTGATCCACTAGACGAAGTGCTAGTGACTCACTATCTTCATCCCAAGGCCACGGAAATTTCCTACTGTAAATGCCATGAAGTAATCCCAGAACGCGATCTTTACGGCACTGAAGAACCATGGCAGATTTGGGAGAAGATGGAAAGAGGTAATAACTGTATACGAAACAAAGAAGAGATGTTCTTCTTCACAAGATTGAAGAGAGTCTCTACCAAGTCCAACCGTTGCAAGAGAAGCATCGGCAAAGGTTGTTGGAAAGGAGATGGAAATTCCAGCGATATTTTTTACTGTGTCGACCAAaacgaaagaaaaagaatcgGAGTGAAAAAGACTTACCATTATGAGAAAAACAACGTCAAGACCGACAAGTCCAAGGCCAAAGATGACGAAAACAACCACCGCTATCGCTGGATATTGCATGAGATTAGCCTTGATGAGTCTTTACTACAACACGCTAAG ACAGGAGATCTGGTGATTTGCAGACTTAGAAGGCattctaaaaaagaagagaatgtGTCAAGTCAGAGTATAACTGTGATAGATCATACTACAAATCTGCTAAATCAAACTATAGGTATACCAGATCATACGCTAGATCAGATTACAAACATGTCCAATCAGATTTCAAATGGACCAAATCAAATAGGAGAATATTGGTTAGATTATTCGATGACAGATTTAGGAGAAATAACAATTAATGGGATTCATAAAACTTGA
- the LOC115978969 gene encoding 14-3-3-like protein GF14 iota: MSTEKERETQVYLAKLAEQAERYEEMVECMKKVARLDLELTVEERNLLSVGYKNVIGARRASWRIMSSIEQKEESKGNDNNVRLIKGYRQKVEEELCKICNDILSIIDKHLIPSSSSGEATVFYYKMKGDYYRYLAEFKTEQDRKEAAEQSLKGYEAASATANTDLPSTHPIRLGLALNFSVFYYEIMNSPERACHLAKQAFDEAIAELDTLSEESYKDSTLIMQLLRDNLTLWTSDLPEDGGEDNFKGDESKPAEAEH; this comes from the exons AAATGGTCGAGTGTATGAAAAAGGTTGCAAGACTTGATCTTGAGCTGACTGTGGAGGAGAGGAACCTCCTCTCTGTGGGATACAAAAATGTCATTGGTGCTAGGAGAGCTTCTTGGCGCATTATGTCTTCAATTGAGCAGAAGGAGGAGTCTAAGGGAAATGACAACAATGTTAGACTTATTAAGGGTTACCGCCAGAAGGTTGAGGAGGAACTCTGCAAGATTTGCAATGACATTCTTAGTATCATTGACAAGCACCTGATCCCCTCATCCTCTTCGGGAGAGGCCACGgttttttactacaaaat GAAAGGTGACTATTATCGGTATCTTGCTGAGTTTAAGACTGAACAGGACAGGAAAGAGGCAGCTGAGCAGTCATTGAAGGGATACGAG GCTGCTTCGGCCACTGCAAACACAGATCTTCCATCAACCCACCCAATCCGTCTTGGCCTTGCTCTCAATTTTTCTGTCTTCTACTATGAGATAATGAACTCACCTGAGAG GGCCTGCCATTTGGCTAAACAAGCTTTTGATGAGGCAATTGCAGAGCTGGACACCTTGAGTGAGGAGTCATACAAGGACAGCACCCTGATAATGCAGTTGTTGAGAGACAACCTCACTCTCTGGACCTCTGATTTGCCTGAAGATGGAG GTGAAGACAACTTCAAAGGAGATGAGTCCAAACCTGCCGAAGCCGAG CACTGA
- the LOC115978968 gene encoding triose phosphate/phosphate translocator, chloroplastic-like, with amino-acid sequence MALVTNAFQCSIQTSRFSSLYLSPKKVTTNHVVLKTRSLGSKSTCLAFSPLPENQGPQKPVEFSGKALRFSGWSELLRRRGSVEFPVVAATTADADGYAKPSKSFAERYPALVTGFFFFMWYFLNVIFNILNKKVYNYFPYPYFVSVVHLLVGVVYCLVSWGVGLPKRAPINKELLVLLTPVAFCHALGHVMSNVSFAAVAVSFTHTIKALEPFFNAAASQFVLGQQIPLPLWLSLAPVVIGVSMASLTELSFNWTGFISAMISNIAFTYRSIYSKKAMTGMDSTNVYAYISIIALLVCIPPAIIIEGPQLMQYGFRDAIAKVGLYKFLSDLFWIGMFYHLYNQVATNTLERVAPLTHAVGNVLKRVFVIGFSIVVFGNRISTQTGIGTIIAIAGVAIYSLIKANIEEQKRKAAATSTS; translated from the exons ATGGCTTTAGTGACCAACGCATTTCAATGTTCAATCCAAACTTCAAGATTTTCTTCACTATACTTGTCACCCAAGAAAGTTACAACTAATCATGTTGTGCTCAAGACTCGGTCACTGGGTTCAAAGTCCACATGCTTGGCCTTTTCTCCACTGCCAGAGAACCAGGGACCTCAGAAACCTGTTGAATTCTCAGGCAAGGCCTTGAGATTTTCTGGTTGGAGTGAATTGTTGAGGCGGCGAGGCTCTGTTGAATTTCCGGTTGTGGCGGCCACAACCGCAGATGCTGACGG GTATGCCAAGCCTTCTAAGAGCTTTGCTGAGAGATATCCTGCACTGGTTactggtttctttttctttatgtg GTACTTCTTAAATGTCATCTTCAATATACTCAACAAGAAAGTCTACAATTATTTCCCATATCCATA CTTTGTTTCTGTAGTACATCTCCTAGTTGGAGTGGTGTACTGTCTTGTTTCGTGGGGTGTTGGTCTACCAAAACGTGCT CCAATTAATAAGGAGCTCTTGGTACTACTGACTCCAGTTGCATTCTGCCATGCCCTTGGACATGTCATGTCTAATGTATCATTTGCAGCTGTTGCAGTATCTTTCACACACACCATTAAAG CCTTGGAGCCATTCTTCAATGCTGCTGCTTCTCAGTTTGTTTTAGGCCAGCAAATTCCTTTGCCCCTCTGGCTATCATTGGCCCCAGTTGTTATTG GTGTATCAATGGCATCACTGACTGAACTTTCTTTCAATTGGACTGGTTTCATCAGTGCGATGATTTCAAACATAGCATTTACCTACAGGAGTATCTATTCAAAGAAAGCAATG ACAGGAATGGACAGTACAAATGTGTATGCTTATATTTCAATTATTGCTCTCTTGGTTTGCATTCCGCCAGCGATAATT ATTGAGGGCCCCCAACTTATGCAATATGGTTTTAGGGATGCTATTGCCAAAGTGGGTTTATACAAATTCCTCTCTGATCTGTTCTGGATTGGCATGTTTTATCATCTGTACAATCAG GTTGCTACCAACACTTTAGAACGTGTTGCACCACTTACACATGCTGTTGGAAATGTATTGAAGCGAGTTTTTGTCATTGGATTCTCTATTGTTGTATTTG GCAATAGGATATCCACACAAACTGGAATTGGTACTATTATAGCAATTGCGGGTGTAGCCATTTATTCCCTAATAAAGGCAAACATAGAAGAGCAAAAACGG AAGGCTGCAGCAACTTCCACATCATAG
- the LOC115979600 gene encoding uncharacterized protein LOC115979600 isoform X1, which yields MKEIESGGGKGRDEEQDGMSVHSPCKAPPSSASSLPKEQSQVELELRLLEALEIYPPFKLQGIHRHFVLFGLMEFLRKSFDRPFSSDEVLQLLDRFYNLELLKPDDEDVELLNHEEDFCLPQSYFIKEES from the exons atgaaagaaattgagAGTGGAGGAGGGAAAGGAAGGGACGAAGAGCAAGACGGAATGTCCGTACACTCTCCTTGCAAAGCTCCTCCTTCCTCTGCTTCTTCTCTCCCCAAG GAGCAATCGCAGGTGGAATTGGAGCTTAGGCTGTTGGAAGCTCTCGAAATTTACCCACCTTTTAAATTACAAG GGATACATCGTCACTTTGTCCTCTTTGGTTTGATGGAATTTCTTCGGAAAAG CTTTGATCGACCGTTTTCTTCGGATGAGGTCCTGCAGTTACTGGATCGTTTCTACAACTTAGAATTGCTg AAACCAGATGATGAAGATGTGGAACTCCTGAATCATGAGGAAGATTTTTGCTTGCCTCAAAGTTATTTCATCAAGGAAGAGTCGTAA
- the LOC115979600 gene encoding uncharacterized protein LOC115979600 isoform X2 has product MKEIESGGGKGRDEEQDGMSVHSPCKAPPSSASSLPKVELELRLLEALEIYPPFKLQGIHRHFVLFGLMEFLRKSFDRPFSSDEVLQLLDRFYNLELLKPDDEDVELLNHEEDFCLPQSYFIKEES; this is encoded by the exons atgaaagaaattgagAGTGGAGGAGGGAAAGGAAGGGACGAAGAGCAAGACGGAATGTCCGTACACTCTCCTTGCAAAGCTCCTCCTTCCTCTGCTTCTTCTCTCCCCAAG GTGGAATTGGAGCTTAGGCTGTTGGAAGCTCTCGAAATTTACCCACCTTTTAAATTACAAG GGATACATCGTCACTTTGTCCTCTTTGGTTTGATGGAATTTCTTCGGAAAAG CTTTGATCGACCGTTTTCTTCGGATGAGGTCCTGCAGTTACTGGATCGTTTCTACAACTTAGAATTGCTg AAACCAGATGATGAAGATGTGGAACTCCTGAATCATGAGGAAGATTTTTGCTTGCCTCAAAGTTATTTCATCAAGGAAGAGTCGTAA